GGTGAACGACGGGATCGCCCTCAGCCTGTTCGCCCTGGGACTGGCGGCGGTGGCCGCCCCCACCAGCGTCGGAGGCGGCGTGCTGTCATTTGTGAAAGTGGCGGGCGGTGGCGCCGCCTTCGGCCTGGGAATCGGGTGGATCGCATCCCGGGTCCGCCGTCCCCTGCGGGACCCGGCGTCGCAGCTCGTGGTCTCCCTCCTCATTCCCTTCGTCGCCTACCTGCCCGCCAACGCCCTCGGCCTCTCCGGGGTCCTGTCGACTCTGGTCACCGGTTTGGTCCTCGGCCAGCAGGGCCTGGCCGGCCTGGCGCCCTCGGGGCGAATCCGCGTGGCGGATTTCTGGGAGGTGCTGGTCTTCCTGCTCGAGTCGGCCCTGTTCCTGCTGGTCGGCTTTCAGCTGCGCTTCATCATCAGCGGCGTCAGCAGCTACTCCACTGCCACCGTCGCGCTGGTGGCAGGGCTCGCCGTGGGCGTCGTGGTTGTCGTGCGGATGGCATGGTGGCTGGCGGTGCCCACGGTGCGCTGGCGGGCCGAGGAACGGATGGTGGACACCGGCGGCGTCCCATGGCAGGACCGAGTGGCGCTGGGCTGGAGCGGGCTGCGAGGCGCCATCTCCCTGGCCGCCGCCCTGTCCATCCCCACCGCCGTGGCCGGACGGGCGTTCCCGGCTCCGGACCTTGTCGTCTTCGCCACCTTCTGCGTCATCGCCGTCACCCTGGTGGGACAGGGCACGTCGCTTCCGTGGCTGCTGCGCCGCCTCAATCTGGTGGGAAGCGACGTGGAGCGGCGCCAGCACGCCGTCGCCGAGCGTCGCTGCGCCGAGGCCGCCCTCCGCCAACTCGACGAGCTGGTGGCCCAGCAGCAGGTGCCCGACGCCGTGGCCGAGACCCTTCGCCAGGTCTACGAGCGACGCCTCGACCGGGTCCGGATCGAGCTCGGTGGCATTGACGCCGATGAGGCGCCGCCTGTCTCACTCTCGGCGGTGCAACGTCGACTGTTGGTGACACAGCATGAGGCACTCCGTCAGCTACACGACCGAGGCGAGATCAGTTTCGCCGTCATGAGGGACGTGCGCCGTGAGCTCGACCTCGAGCAGGCGAGCCTCGAGCACTGACGGTGGCGTTGCCTCGCTGTTCC
The genomic region above belongs to Acidimicrobiales bacterium and contains:
- a CDS encoding Na+/H+ antiporter; this encodes MTASLLGVGLAMAVVVVASRALSQRSGLPYPVFLVVAGAAASFAPHVPAIHLDPRVVFLGFLPPLVYHAGLVTSPRELRANALPISLGALGLVLATTFAVAGVAWAVAPALGWVGAFVLGSVVAPTDPVAATSVLKRLGGPPQVTTILEGESLVNDGIALSLFALGLAAVAAPTSVGGGVLSFVKVAGGGAAFGLGIGWIASRVRRPLRDPASQLVVSLLIPFVAYLPANALGLSGVLSTLVTGLVLGQQGLAGLAPSGRIRVADFWEVLVFLLESALFLLVGFQLRFIISGVSSYSTATVALVAGLAVGVVVVVRMAWWLAVPTVRWRAEERMVDTGGVPWQDRVALGWSGLRGAISLAAALSIPTAVAGRAFPAPDLVVFATFCVIAVTLVGQGTSLPWLLRRLNLVGSDVERRQHAVAERRCAEAALRQLDELVAQQQVPDAVAETLRQVYERRLDRVRIELGGIDADEAPPVSLSAVQRRLLVTQHEALRQLHDRGEISFAVMRDVRRELDLEQASLEH